DNA sequence from the Streptomyces tsukubensis genome:
TGAGCATCTTCGAAACCCTCGAATCGGAGGTGCGCAGCTACTGCCGCAGCTGGCCCGCGGTCTTCGACCGGGCCCGCGGCAGCCGTCTCGTGGACGAGGACGGCCACTCCTATCTCGACTTCTTCGCCGGAGCCGGCTCCCTCAACTACGGGCACAACAACCCCGTACTCAAACGCGCCCTGCTCGACTATCTCGAACGGGACGGCATCACCCACGGGCTCGACATGGCGACCACAGCCAAGCGGACCTTCCTGGAGACCTTCCAGAACGTGGTCCTCCGGCCGCGCGATCTGCCCTACAAGGTGATGTTCCCGGGCCCGACCGGCACCAATGCGGTGGAGGCTGCGCTGAAGCTGGCCCGGAAGGTGAAGGGCCGGGAGTCGGTCGTCTCCTTCACCAACGCCTTCCACGGGATGTCGCTGGGGTCCCTCGCGGTCACCGGCAACGCCTTCAAACGGGCGGGGGCAGGCATTCCGCTGGTCCACGGCACGCCGATGCCGTTCGACAACTACTTCGACGGCACCGTCCCCGACTTCCTCTGGTTCGAACGGCTGCTGGAGGACCAGGGCTCCGGGCTCAACAAGCCCGCCGCCGTGATCGTGGAGACCGTCCAGGGCGAGGGCGGGATCAATGTGGCCCGGCCCGAGTGGCTGCGCGCGCTCAAGGAGCTGTGCGAACGGCGGGACATGCTGCTGATCGTCGACGACATCCAGATGGGCTGCGGCCGGACCGGGGGCTTCTTCTCCTTCGAGGAGGCGGGCATCGTCCCGGACATCGTGACCCTCTCCAAGTCGATCAGCGGTTACGGGCTGCCGATGTCGCTCTGCCTGTTCCTGCCGGAACTGGACGTCTGGGAGCCCGGCGAGCACAACGGCACCTTCCGCGGCAACAACCCCGCCTTCGTCACCGCCGCCGCCGCGCTGCGGACCTACTGGGCCGACGGCGAGTTGGAGAAGCAGACCCTGGACCGCGGCGAACAGGTCGAACAGGCGCTGCTGGCCCTGGCCGCCGAGGACCCCGAGCCCGGTTTCGGCTTCCGCGGCCGCGGACTGGTCTGGGGCCTCGAATTCCCGGACAAACAGCGGGCTTCGGCGGTCTGCGCCCGCGCCTTCGAACTCGGGCTGCTGCTGGAGACCTCGGGCCCCGAGGGCGAGGTGGTGAAGCTTCTGCCGCCGCTCACCGTCTCGGCCGAGGAACTGGACGAGGGCCTGCGGACCCTGGCCCGCGCCGTCCGCGAAACCGCCTGACGGCGCCCGCCCGCACCACTCCCCCACCGAACAGACCGAACAGACCGAACGAACAGAGGTGACCACAGCGTGATCGTCCGCTCCCTCGACGACATCGAGAACACGGACCGGCACATCAGAGCGGCCTCCGGGACCTGGGAGAGCAAACGTCTGGTCCTGGCCCGCGAACGGGTCGGGTTCTCGCTCCACGAGACCGTGCTCTACGCGGGCACCGAGACGTCCATGTGGTACGCGAACCACATCGAGGCGGTGCTCTGCGTCGAGGGCACGGCCGAACTGACCGACGACGAGACCGGCGAGGTCCACACCATCGGCCCCGGCACGATGTACCTGCTCGACGGGCACGAACGGCACACCCTGCGTCCGGTCACCGACTTCCGCTGCGTCTGCGTCTTCAACCCGCCGGTCACCGGCCGGGAGGACCACGACGAACACGGCGTCTATCCCCTGATCACCGAGGAGGGCTGAACCATGGCGACCGCCACCGGCACCGCCGTACACCACGACCTCTATCCGACCCGCGGCCGGGCCGAGGTGCCGACCCCGCGCCGGGACCCGGTCGTCTGGTCGGCGCCGGGCGCGCCCGGCCCGCTGCTCCCCGCCCAGCTCGCGGCCTACGAACGCGACGGCTTCATCGGCGTCGAGGACCAGATCACCGACGAGGAGGTGGCGCTCTACCGGACGGAGATGGAGCGGCTGATCTCCGATCCCGATGTCCGCGCCGACGAGCGGGCGATCGTCGAGCCCGGGTCGGACAAGGTGCGCTCGGTCTTCGAGGTGCACCGGATCAGCGCTGTCTTCGCCGCGCTGGTGCGCGACGAGCGGGTGGTGGGCCGGGCCCGGCAGATCCTCGGTTCGGACGTCTACGTCCACCAGTCCCGGATCAACGTGAAGCCGGGCTTCGGCGCCTCCGGCTTCTACTGGCACTCGGACTTCGAGACCTGGCACGCGGAGGACGGGATGCCCGCGATGCGGGCGGTGTCGGTGTCGATCGCGCTGACCGAGAACCGGGACACCAACGGCGGGCTGATGATCATGCCGGGTTCGCACCGCACCTTCCTGGGCTGCGCGGGCGAGACCCCGAAGGACAACTACAAGCGCTCCCTGCGGATGCAGGAGGCGGGGACGCCGTCGGACGGAGCGCTGACCCGGTTCGCGGACGAGCACGGGATCAGGCTGTTCACCGGCCGGGCGGGCTCCGCGACCTGGTTCGACTGCAACTGCATGCACGGCTCGGGCGACAACATCAGTCCGTACGCCCGGAGCAATGTCTTCATCGTCTTCAACAGCGTGGAGAACGCGGCGGTGGAACCGTTCGCGGCGCCGGTGCGGCGGCCGGAGTTCATCGGGGCGCGGGACTTCACTCCGGTACGCCCCGGCTGAGGAACGTCCGGGAGGGACCGGGCCGCTGGTACGGAAAAGGGAGGGGGAGGGGCGCCGGTGTACGCCCCTCCCCCTTCGCCCGCTCCCCCTCGGGCGGGCGGTACGGGCCGGTCGGGCCCGGTGGCCCGGTCGGCCCGGTCCCGGCCGGTCGGCCCGGTCAGACTGCCGCCGTGACCGAGGCCGTGGCCAGGGCCGGGTAGTCCGTGTAGCCCCGCTCGTCACCGCCGAAGAAGGTGGCCGGGTCGGGGGTGTTGTACGGGCCCGAGGTGCGCAGCCGGGACGGCAGGTCCGGGTTGGCGAGGAAGAGCGCGCCGAAGGCGAGCAGATCGGCCGTGCCGTCCTCGACCAGGCCCAGCGCGTCATGGCCGGTCGGCCCCTCGCTTACGGGGTTGAGCACGAGGGTGCCGGTGAACTCCTTGCGCAGCCCCAGGGTGAACGGCCGGACCTCGGGGGTGGCCTCCAGGACATGGAGGTAGGCGATGCCGAGCGGCTCCAGGGCACGGACCAGCGTCCGGTAGACGGCGTCCGGAGCGGGCTCCTGGATGTCGTTGTACGGATTCGACGGCGAGATCCGCAGGCCGACCCGGGAGGCGCCGATCGCGTCCGCGACCGCGCGCACGGTCTCCACGGCGAACCGGGTGCGGTTCTCGTCCGTACCGCCCCACTCGTCGGTGCGCAGGTTGGTGTTGGGGGCGAGGAACTGGTGGATCAGATAGCCGTTGGCGCCGTGCAGCTCCACCCCGTCGAAACCGGCGTCGATCGCGTTGCGGGCGGCTGCGGCGAAGTCCTCGACGGTAGTGCGGACCTCGTCGGCGGAGAGCTCGTCCGGGGTCGTGAAGTCCTGCATCCCCTGCTTGGTGAAGATCTGGCCGTCGGCGCGGACGGCGGAGGGGCCGACGGGGCGGAGCTCGCCGGGCAGCAGATCGGGGTGGCCGATCCGCCCGGTGTGCATGAGCTGGGCGAAGATCGTGCCGCCGCGGGCGTGGACGGCGTCGGTGACCCGGCGCCAGCCCGCCGTCTGCTCGTCGCTGTGGAGACCGGGGGTGTCGGGGTAGCCCTGGCCGACAACCGAGGGCTGGATGCCCTCGGTGACGATCAGCCCCGCGGAGGCGCGCTGGGCGTAGTACTCGACCGTCGCATCGGTGGGCGAGTGCCCGGGGCCGTAGGCCCGGCTACGGGTCATGGGGGCCATGGCGATGCGGTTGGCGAGCGTCCGTCCGGCGAGGTCGACGGGGTCGAAAGCGGTGGTCATCGGGGCTCCCACAGAGGTGTGTGGTCGGCCAAATGATATTAGATGGCCGACCAATGAATCCGGTCGGGGGATACTGTAGCGCACTTCTTTGGCCGACCAAGGTAAAATTTTCGGGAGGCTTCCGGGAGACACTGTCACTGCGGGCGGGGAGACTGACGCACACACCATGCGACCAGCACCGACTAGCACCGACCGGCACCGACACCCCTGCGAGGAGGGTCCGATGACGACCGACGAGTACGTGGCCCCGGCAGGAGCGCCGGTGGAAGCGGAGTGCACCGGGACCGACGGCGGGCCGGAGCCTTCCGCGGCGGAC
Encoded proteins:
- the ectB gene encoding diaminobutyrate--2-oxoglutarate transaminase, with the protein product MTITPPALSIFETLESEVRSYCRSWPAVFDRARGSRLVDEDGHSYLDFFAGAGSLNYGHNNPVLKRALLDYLERDGITHGLDMATTAKRTFLETFQNVVLRPRDLPYKVMFPGPTGTNAVEAALKLARKVKGRESVVSFTNAFHGMSLGSLAVTGNAFKRAGAGIPLVHGTPMPFDNYFDGTVPDFLWFERLLEDQGSGLNKPAAVIVETVQGEGGINVARPEWLRALKELCERRDMLLIVDDIQMGCGRTGGFFSFEEAGIVPDIVTLSKSISGYGLPMSLCLFLPELDVWEPGEHNGTFRGNNPAFVTAAAALRTYWADGELEKQTLDRGEQVEQALLALAAEDPEPGFGFRGRGLVWGLEFPDKQRASAVCARAFELGLLLETSGPEGEVVKLLPPLTVSAEELDEGLRTLARAVRETA
- a CDS encoding ectoine synthase: MIVRSLDDIENTDRHIRAASGTWESKRLVLARERVGFSLHETVLYAGTETSMWYANHIEAVLCVEGTAELTDDETGEVHTIGPGTMYLLDGHERHTLRPVTDFRCVCVFNPPVTGREDHDEHGVYPLITEEG
- the thpD gene encoding ectoine hydroxylase, translating into MATATGTAVHHDLYPTRGRAEVPTPRRDPVVWSAPGAPGPLLPAQLAAYERDGFIGVEDQITDEEVALYRTEMERLISDPDVRADERAIVEPGSDKVRSVFEVHRISAVFAALVRDERVVGRARQILGSDVYVHQSRINVKPGFGASGFYWHSDFETWHAEDGMPAMRAVSVSIALTENRDTNGGLMIMPGSHRTFLGCAGETPKDNYKRSLRMQEAGTPSDGALTRFADEHGIRLFTGRAGSATWFDCNCMHGSGDNISPYARSNVFIVFNSVENAAVEPFAAPVRRPEFIGARDFTPVRPG
- a CDS encoding alkene reductase; translation: MTTAFDPVDLAGRTLANRIAMAPMTRSRAYGPGHSPTDATVEYYAQRASAGLIVTEGIQPSVVGQGYPDTPGLHSDEQTAGWRRVTDAVHARGGTIFAQLMHTGRIGHPDLLPGELRPVGPSAVRADGQIFTKQGMQDFTTPDELSADEVRTTVEDFAAAARNAIDAGFDGVELHGANGYLIHQFLAPNTNLRTDEWGGTDENRTRFAVETVRAVADAIGASRVGLRISPSNPYNDIQEPAPDAVYRTLVRALEPLGIAYLHVLEATPEVRPFTLGLRKEFTGTLVLNPVSEGPTGHDALGLVEDGTADLLAFGALFLANPDLPSRLRTSGPYNTPDPATFFGGDERGYTDYPALATASVTAAV